From a single Sporosarcina oncorhynchi genomic region:
- a CDS encoding anti sigma factor C-terminal domain-containing protein yields the protein MDEITEDIFDEKRIKKALKKGKRKTIITIVFVSIIVFVVLTVANFAISTYYSEKAYKQWDAYVRLTTPNGYISETVDSNGIVGGQSHYKVSKDMKIKSIVTEQSQYYYGLKSASLISRGHGGSIGITGEDWQFTYKENGWREMLFFHPDVTYKKYNNDEDLITQMEGDKIYEVALSFDKPYTFSELPLYGLPEMTWFWLNTYSESQLGIMQEEAENHDWSSTFVREHGALGFSINTAIPSANNFKGGYTNFLKLLQTSAYIDHEKAYSKMKDMKPDDVEVLGIVIYGTKSEVAEIIKKPLIKASSLGGVIDNY from the coding sequence ATGGATGAAATCACAGAGGATATATTTGATGAAAAGAGGATTAAAAAGGCATTAAAAAAAGGGAAAAGAAAGACAATCATTACAATCGTTTTCGTTTCAATAATAGTATTTGTCGTACTAACTGTTGCCAATTTCGCTATTTCCACCTACTACAGTGAAAAGGCGTATAAGCAATGGGATGCTTACGTTCGCCTTACTACTCCGAATGGTTATATTAGTGAAACGGTGGATTCGAATGGAATAGTAGGTGGCCAGAGTCATTATAAAGTTTCCAAGGATATGAAGATAAAGTCAATTGTAACCGAACAAAGTCAATATTATTATGGTTTGAAATCCGCCTCATTAATTTCAAGAGGTCATGGTGGCAGTATTGGAATCACTGGTGAGGACTGGCAGTTTACATATAAAGAAAATGGATGGCGCGAAATGCTGTTTTTCCATCCAGATGTAACGTATAAAAAATATAATAACGATGAAGACCTGATTACTCAAATGGAAGGTGATAAAATCTATGAAGTAGCCCTCTCTTTTGATAAGCCCTATACGTTTAGTGAACTTCCTTTATACGGACTTCCAGAAATGACTTGGTTCTGGTTGAATACCTACAGCGAAAGCCAATTAGGGATCATGCAAGAAGAGGCAGAAAACCACGATTGGTCATCGACTTTTGTGCGAGAGCATGGAGCTTTAGGTTTCTCAATTAACACTGCAATCCCCTCCGCTAACAACTTTAAAGGTGGATATACTAACTTTTTAAAGCTTTTACAGACGAGTGCATATATAGACCATGAGAAAGCCTATAGTAAGATGAAAGATATGAAACCAGATGATGTAGAAGTATTAGGAATCGTCATTTATGGCACAAAGAGTGAAGTAGCAGAGATTATCAAAAAGCCGTTGATAAAAGCATCTTCATTGGGCGGAGTCATTGATAATTATTGA
- a CDS encoding RNA polymerase sigma factor: protein MDSRFLLEVYNKQAKMIYFYLRKNGCSHEDAEDIVQESYTKYIAYSSGVPSDKALSYIFTISMNEFKKTLKKKGKEQIISINELHFWSNFSNDEDTEESVLHNEMNEEISLVLNQVKEVYRQLLVLKYELELSYKEIALLLGMKEETVRTYLYRARKDFQEKWRNTNG, encoded by the coding sequence ATGGACTCTCGGTTTTTGTTGGAGGTATATAACAAACAGGCAAAAATGATTTATTTTTATTTACGAAAGAATGGTTGTAGTCATGAAGATGCGGAAGATATTGTGCAAGAAAGTTATACGAAGTATATCGCTTATAGCAGCGGAGTTCCATCTGACAAAGCCCTCTCCTATATCTTCACCATATCTATGAATGAATTCAAAAAGACATTGAAGAAAAAAGGAAAAGAACAAATCATTTCAATCAATGAGCTTCATTTCTGGAGCAACTTTTCGAATGACGAAGATACTGAGGAAAGTGTCTTACATAATGAGATGAATGAAGAGATTTCTCTAGTACTGAATCAAGTGAAGGAAGTGTATAGACAGTTACTTGTACTAAAATATGAGCTTGAGCTGAGTTATAAAGAAATCGCCCTATTATTAGGAATGAAGGAAGAAACGGTTCGAACATATTTATACCGAGCACGGAAGGATTTCCAAGAGAAGTGGAGGAATACAAATGGATGA
- a CDS encoding aminoglycoside phosphotransferase family protein translates to MLNRVIQQFKLNVLAINEVEDSHSSTVYKCNLTNGENVFLKIPYTKLKCQRELEAYEILKDRVSIPKMLDYWPGNEECPGAFLLSELKGQPLTNKDLPLVAFQVGVLHASMHQIQPPTTLQLTGIQNEFPDWSNFVERQFYSFAADVKEVLDERLYRQAIEKFENMKLQLPPSDGPSFIHMDFRPANIIVDEDRVSGMIDFESVRFGSTEIDFIKLYRDFLSFDISLYRSYQEGYETIRPLIDLEVVLPFYQFTDAFNSIGWCKRRGIEKNASFLKENLLILKKVLR, encoded by the coding sequence ATGTTAAATCGGGTCATTCAACAGTTCAAACTGAATGTGTTAGCGATAAACGAGGTTGAGGATTCCCATAGTTCCACAGTTTATAAATGCAATTTGACTAACGGGGAAAATGTCTTTTTGAAAATACCTTATACAAAATTGAAGTGTCAGCGAGAGTTGGAAGCCTATGAGATCTTAAAAGATCGAGTTTCCATTCCTAAAATGTTAGATTATTGGCCTGGTAATGAGGAGTGTCCAGGTGCGTTCTTATTATCCGAATTAAAAGGGCAACCGCTAACAAATAAGGACTTACCTTTAGTAGCTTTTCAGGTTGGGGTTCTTCACGCGTCTATGCACCAAATTCAGCCGCCTACTACGTTACAGTTAACTGGCATTCAAAATGAATTTCCGGACTGGTCTAATTTTGTAGAACGTCAATTTTATAGTTTTGCTGCGGATGTAAAGGAAGTTTTGGATGAAAGATTATACAGACAGGCTATTGAAAAGTTTGAGAATATGAAACTACAGCTCCCTCCTTCAGATGGCCCGAGCTTTATTCATATGGATTTTCGTCCAGCTAATATAATTGTTGATGAAGATAGAGTGTCAGGCATGATAGATTTTGAAAGTGTACGATTTGGCTCAACAGAAATCGATTTCATCAAACTGTATCGTGATTTTTTAAGCTTCGATATTAGCTTGTATCGGTCCTATCAAGAAGGCTATGAGACGATAAGACCACTAATTGATTTAGAGGTTGTGTTGCCTTTTTATCAATTTACTGATGCTTTTAATAGTATCGGCTGGTGTAAACGCCGTGGAATTGAAAAGAACGCGTCATTTCTTAAGGAAAATCTTTTAATCCTAAAAAAAGTATTACGATAA
- a CDS encoding PH domain-containing protein — protein MEFKRYHPATILFDLYGFVKNVAIFAIMLFVFNYGSESMLVRIGRWALLFGAALTLVSLLLKWFSNRYAADEQAFHLKAGIFQKTERTIYYEKVQNVQRRTSFLHKLFHMTSVSFQTGATGVDAKVEFKAVTQHEANRLESLVKEASTKPVEVPDTDAHLMEMDKGEIERVIHFTPTRKDVIKASFTSLSFLFLIVIAASAFSKINALFDVEEAVEGWVLSLLTSGWVIAGIATVLIIVSFTIGYIRTFITYGKYEIASDDARIYISKGVLDESAFSILKKRVQGIEISQSFMKRLLGLAEVKLISAGSLGSDDDEVSTLYPFLPVKGAYSMIEEMLPDYEVSTELKQLPRKSLVVRIMKPYWFWLIVTAALTYFRTNLFDKPNVWWMISISLLAVLVLARIANYWNTSYAITDRFIQFTEGTLGKTTYLTRRDKIVEVSVKRTKLQQWTGLATIGLVNRAQPVRHASLPDVTVNEAARFYSWYALRGEEVRVEQERK, from the coding sequence ATGGAATTTAAACGGTATCATCCTGCGACAATTCTATTTGATTTATATGGCTTCGTGAAAAATGTGGCCATTTTTGCGATAATGTTGTTCGTTTTTAATTATGGTTCGGAATCAATGCTCGTCCGTATTGGTCGATGGGCTTTGTTATTCGGAGCCGCTTTGACGCTAGTCTCGTTACTGCTGAAATGGTTTTCCAACCGGTATGCCGCAGATGAACAGGCATTTCATTTGAAAGCAGGTATTTTCCAAAAGACGGAGCGCACCATTTATTATGAAAAGGTTCAGAATGTCCAAAGGCGTACATCGTTTTTGCACAAACTGTTCCACATGACGTCGGTTTCATTCCAAACCGGAGCCACCGGGGTTGATGCCAAAGTCGAGTTCAAAGCAGTGACACAACATGAAGCTAATCGATTGGAATCGTTAGTAAAAGAAGCTAGTACTAAACCTGTCGAAGTTCCAGATACGGATGCTCATTTAATGGAAATGGATAAGGGAGAAATAGAACGCGTCATCCATTTCACCCCGACGCGCAAAGATGTCATTAAAGCATCTTTCACGTCCCTCAGTTTTTTGTTCCTAATTGTCATTGCCGCGTCCGCCTTTTCTAAAATTAACGCATTATTTGACGTTGAAGAGGCTGTCGAGGGATGGGTCTTATCCTTATTAACCTCTGGGTGGGTCATTGCGGGTATTGCAACGGTGTTAATTATTGTGTCTTTCACAATCGGCTATATCCGGACATTCATTACATATGGTAAGTATGAAATTGCTTCGGACGATGCACGGATATATATATCCAAAGGTGTGTTGGATGAGTCTGCTTTTTCGATTCTGAAGAAACGTGTTCAAGGGATAGAAATTTCACAGTCATTTATGAAACGGTTGCTTGGGTTAGCAGAAGTGAAACTGATCAGCGCGGGTAGTCTTGGGAGTGACGATGATGAAGTGAGTACACTCTACCCTTTCCTGCCGGTAAAAGGTGCGTATTCAATGATTGAGGAAATGTTGCCCGACTACGAAGTGAGTACTGAATTGAAACAACTTCCACGCAAATCATTAGTTGTGAGAATCATGAAGCCGTATTGGTTCTGGCTCATTGTAACAGCAGCACTTACGTATTTTCGAACGAACCTATTTGATAAACCGAATGTATGGTGGATGATTTCAATTAGTCTTCTTGCAGTGCTCGTGCTTGCACGCATCGCGAATTACTGGAACACATCCTACGCGATAACAGACCGCTTCATCCAATTCACCGAAGGGACTTTAGGAAAGACCACATACTTGACGCGCCGCGATAAAATCGTAGAAGTATCGGTTAAACGGACAAAATTACAACAATGGACAGGACTCGCCACAATAGGGCTTGTCAACCGCGCGCAACCCGTGCGGCATGCTAGTTTACCTGACGTGACTGTCAACGAAGCGGCCAGATTTTACAGCTGGTATGCATTGCGCGGAGAAGAAGTTCGGGTGGAACAAGAACGAAAATAA
- a CDS encoding PH domain-containing protein: MFASIEEPSKRLSKEIIPAMRWSALISVAIEVVIAGILYGVSIYFAWPDWVNWLLLIVAAIIVAGAIWSIGFRPFFMFKNTRYEVTEEFLQLKSGAFHEVHELVPMAKIQAVSTHQGPILRRFNLYSIAIETMGSTHAIAGLPKQVAIDVRNRIAHLAKIQEVDE; the protein is encoded by the coding sequence ATGTTTGCATCTATTGAAGAACCATCAAAACGGTTATCGAAAGAAATTATTCCCGCAATGAGATGGAGCGCTTTAATCAGCGTTGCCATCGAAGTGGTCATTGCTGGGATTCTATATGGAGTTAGCATCTATTTCGCATGGCCGGACTGGGTCAACTGGCTTCTCCTAATTGTGGCTGCCATAATTGTAGCCGGCGCCATTTGGTCAATTGGATTCCGTCCATTTTTCATGTTTAAAAATACCCGTTATGAAGTGACGGAAGAATTTTTGCAATTAAAATCAGGTGCCTTCCACGAAGTGCATGAGCTCGTTCCGATGGCAAAGATCCAGGCGGTTTCAACACATCAAGGACCCATTCTAAGGCGATTCAACTTGTATTCGATCGCTATTGAAACAATGGGCTCTACTCACGCCATTGCAGGGTTGCCAAAACAAGTGGCCATTGACGTAAGAAACCGGATTGCCCATCTTGCGAAAATTCAGGAGGTGGATGAATAA
- a CDS encoding sigma-70 family RNA polymerase sigma factor, which translates to MDSGELEEIIDEHGAHLLKMAYFYLRDREMAKDIVQDVFFSFYDSSNYEEQGKLRAYLTRLTVNRCKDHLRSWSFRNLLFSNEWIETIQKQQDPLILNEEKTDIAIAIMKLPIKYREIIIFYYYEEYKIREIATLLGLSENTVKARMVKARKLLKIDLQADYWEVLSIE; encoded by the coding sequence ATGGATTCGGGGGAATTGGAAGAGATTATCGATGAACATGGAGCACATTTACTGAAAATGGCTTACTTCTATTTGAGAGATCGCGAAATGGCTAAGGATATCGTGCAGGACGTGTTCTTTTCCTTTTATGATTCGTCGAACTATGAGGAACAAGGCAAATTACGTGCTTACCTTACGCGATTAACAGTCAATCGTTGCAAAGACCATCTAAGAAGCTGGTCGTTCCGCAATCTTTTGTTTAGTAATGAATGGATTGAGACAATACAGAAGCAACAAGATCCTTTAATTTTGAATGAAGAAAAAACAGATATTGCAATCGCCATAATGAAATTACCGATTAAGTACCGAGAAATTATTATCTTTTATTACTACGAGGAATACAAAATACGAGAAATTGCCACTCTCCTCGGTCTATCGGAAAACACAGTGAAGGCTAGAATGGTGAAGGCGCGGAAATTGTTGAAGATCGATCTGCAAGCTGATTATTGGGAGGTGCTTTCAATTGAATGA
- a CDS encoding SRPBCC family protein, with the protein MLIIHHEVYIEAPIHVCFDLARNVDVHTVTTAKTKERAIGGVTEGLMQLGDTVTWEAVHFGIKQRLTAKIIQMDTPYSFTDVMVSGAFQSFTHVHTFRKSGNGTIMEDNFTYTSPLGFIGKIADSLFLERYMRKFLVDRAMELKKIAESK; encoded by the coding sequence ATGCTCATTATTCATCATGAAGTCTATATTGAAGCGCCCATCCATGTATGCTTTGACCTTGCTCGCAATGTGGACGTGCATACCGTAACGACGGCCAAAACGAAAGAACGGGCAATTGGCGGTGTAACAGAAGGGTTGATGCAACTCGGTGACACAGTTACATGGGAAGCCGTTCATTTTGGAATCAAGCAACGGCTCACAGCTAAAATTATTCAGATGGATACCCCTTATTCATTTACAGATGTGATGGTTTCCGGGGCGTTTCAATCGTTTACCCATGTGCATACATTTAGGAAAAGTGGCAATGGAACGATCATGGAAGATAATTTTACGTATACTTCTCCACTCGGATTCATCGGAAAAATAGCAGATAGCTTATTTCTAGAGCGTTACATGCGGAAATTCCTCGTAGATCGAGCGATGGAATTGAAGAAAATTGCAGAGAGCAAATAA
- a CDS encoding AbgT family transporter, giving the protein MQTKRKGFFQKFLDMIETTGNRLPHPVTLFALLALLVIVLSAVVSSFGISVPHPGKEGEAIEVTNLLTVEGIHYIITNMTANFINFAPLGVVLITMLGIGLAEGSGLISAMLRGFVMSVPKRLITIGLVFAGVMSSVASDAGYVVLPPLGAVIFAALGRHPLAGLAAAFAGVSGGFSANLLLSGTDALLGELTIMSAAIIDPAYADGMNIAMNYYFIAASVLVLTLVGAWVTEKIVEPRLGEYNGEFREKVEKLTSIEKKGLLWALLSVIVAGILVSLLVLLPGAPLRGDEADMPIIKSPFMKSLVPIIAFLFFVPGLVYGKVTKEIRNDKDVARMLSATMAAMGTFIVLSFTASQFVAFFSESNMGLVLGVYGAKFLESINLTGIPLILLFIVIAAFINLFIGSASAKWAMMAPVFVPIMMKLGYSPELTQMAYRIADSSTNIISPLMTYFAIIIAFAQKYDKKMGIGTLISVMFPYAMFFLLVWSITLIVWMLFGIDLGPGSPIHYNGN; this is encoded by the coding sequence ATGCAAACGAAACGTAAAGGGTTTTTCCAAAAGTTTTTAGATATGATCGAAACAACTGGAAACCGCTTACCACATCCCGTAACGCTATTTGCATTGCTTGCGTTACTTGTCATTGTACTATCTGCTGTCGTTTCTTCCTTCGGGATCAGTGTTCCGCATCCCGGTAAAGAAGGAGAGGCCATTGAAGTTACAAACCTTCTCACCGTAGAAGGCATTCATTATATCATTACAAATATGACTGCAAATTTCATCAACTTCGCACCACTTGGCGTCGTCCTTATTACGATGCTCGGGATCGGATTAGCCGAAGGTTCGGGTCTGATCAGTGCGATGCTTCGTGGATTTGTCATGTCCGTACCAAAACGTCTGATTACGATAGGGCTTGTTTTCGCGGGTGTCATGTCCAGTGTTGCTTCTGATGCTGGTTATGTTGTACTTCCACCATTGGGCGCCGTCATTTTCGCTGCACTCGGCCGTCATCCGCTTGCCGGACTTGCCGCCGCATTCGCGGGTGTTTCCGGTGGATTCAGCGCCAACTTGCTGCTTTCTGGAACAGATGCCCTATTAGGGGAATTAACAATCATGTCTGCGGCAATCATTGATCCAGCGTATGCAGACGGCATGAACATCGCCATGAACTATTACTTCATCGCGGCTTCTGTTCTTGTTCTAACACTAGTCGGAGCTTGGGTAACTGAGAAAATTGTTGAGCCGCGTCTAGGCGAATATAACGGAGAATTCCGTGAAAAGGTGGAGAAGCTTACATCTATCGAGAAAAAGGGTCTTCTTTGGGCACTTCTATCAGTAATCGTTGCAGGAATCCTTGTTTCCTTGCTTGTTCTACTACCAGGTGCGCCTCTTCGTGGAGACGAAGCGGACATGCCGATTATTAAATCACCATTCATGAAATCACTTGTGCCGATTATCGCGTTCCTGTTCTTCGTTCCAGGACTCGTGTATGGTAAAGTGACGAAAGAAATTCGGAATGACAAAGATGTTGCAAGAATGCTGTCTGCAACAATGGCTGCAATGGGGACATTCATCGTATTGTCCTTTACAGCGAGCCAGTTCGTCGCATTCTTCTCAGAGTCGAACATGGGACTAGTACTCGGTGTATACGGTGCAAAGTTCCTTGAAAGTATTAACTTAACCGGTATTCCACTAATACTATTATTCATCGTCATTGCAGCATTCATTAACCTATTCATTGGTAGTGCCTCTGCAAAGTGGGCAATGATGGCACCGGTATTCGTACCGATTATGATGAAGCTTGGCTATTCACCGGAGCTGACACAAATGGCTTATCGAATTGCTGACTCATCCACGAATATCATTTCGCCACTAATGACGTACTTTGCGATTATTATTGCTTTCGCACAAAAATACGATAAGAAAATGGGTATTGGGACACTGATCTCTGTCATGTTCCCGTACGCTATGTTCTTCCTGCTAGTGTGGAGCATTACACTCATCGTCTGGATGCTATTCGGCATCGATCTCGGACCTGGATCTCCAATTCACTACAACGGAAACTAA
- a CDS encoding DUF1572 family protein — protein MVLGNEYLKVVEERFQAVKDLGDKTIDQLAEDDHQWSFNEASNSIGVIVKHLSGNMKSRWSDFLTTDGEKPDRNRDQEFENDISSKEDLITTWESGWITLFNTLNGLTVEDLLKHIVIRGEDHTVLEAIERQMAHYAYHIGQIVYIGKQLKGENWRELSIPKGKSEEYLREKLNSASPTNVKNEI, from the coding sequence ATGGTTTTGGGAAATGAGTACTTAAAAGTTGTGGAGGAACGATTTCAGGCAGTGAAAGATCTTGGGGATAAGACAATCGATCAGTTGGCGGAAGACGATCATCAATGGAGTTTTAACGAAGCGTCGAACAGTATTGGCGTTATCGTCAAGCATTTGAGCGGGAATATGAAGTCCAGATGGTCTGACTTTTTAACGACGGATGGAGAAAAACCTGACAGGAACCGCGATCAGGAGTTTGAAAATGATATCTCTTCTAAAGAGGATTTGATAACTACTTGGGAAAGTGGTTGGATTACACTATTCAACACATTAAATGGTTTGACAGTAGAGGATTTACTGAAGCACATAGTGATTCGGGGTGAAGACCACACCGTTTTAGAGGCAATTGAAAGACAAATGGCACACTATGCTTATCATATTGGACAAATTGTATATATTGGAAAGCAATTGAAGGGTGAAAACTGGCGTGAACTCAGCATTCCAAAAGGAAAATCAGAAGAATATTTGCGAGAGAAGCTCAATAGCGCCAGTCCAACTAATGTGAAAAATGAAATTTGA
- a CDS encoding alpha/beta fold hydrolase, whose amino-acid sequence MAMEEKIIHTENGNIHYWVGGNECIDIKCIFFVHGMTADHSMFDKQVEYFSNECKIITLDLPLHGKSRHYTDFTYSNIVEVLKNILALEDLSEVILVGQSLGGYVCQEFGIRYPEKVIGFVGVDTTPFGHYYYPKWERFILSKIGFLSSMFPYKTLIKSISKGATRTDYAFDNMYSSVSKLSKDEIINIMNVAYKELLKRTEAVNFNFPVLLVIGEKDNTGNVKKYNNKWATQNGYQLVVISDAAHNSNVDNYNEFNNVLAGFLNRL is encoded by the coding sequence ATGGCTATGGAGGAAAAAATAATACATACAGAGAATGGGAATATACATTATTGGGTTGGGGGCAATGAATGTATCGATATAAAATGTATTTTTTTTGTACATGGTATGACTGCTGATCACTCTATGTTTGATAAACAAGTTGAGTATTTCAGTAACGAATGTAAAATTATCACATTAGATCTTCCTCTTCATGGAAAATCCCGTCATTACACGGATTTTACATATTCAAACATTGTAGAAGTACTGAAAAACATATTGGCTTTAGAAGACCTGAGTGAAGTTATATTAGTAGGTCAGTCTTTAGGTGGGTATGTTTGCCAAGAGTTTGGAATTCGCTACCCTGAAAAAGTAATAGGCTTTGTTGGAGTTGACACTACTCCTTTTGGCCATTATTACTATCCGAAATGGGAAAGGTTTATTCTATCCAAAATAGGCTTTTTATCGTCTATGTTTCCTTATAAGACTTTAATTAAAAGTATTTCTAAGGGGGCAACTAGAACGGATTATGCTTTTGATAATATGTATTCTTCGGTTTCTAAACTAAGCAAAGATGAAATTATTAACATTATGAACGTAGCCTATAAGGAGTTACTTAAGAGAACAGAAGCAGTCAATTTCAATTTCCCAGTTTTATTAGTGATTGGAGAAAAGGATAATACAGGAAATGTGAAGAAGTATAATAATAAGTGGGCAACTCAGAACGGATATCAATTAGTTGTAATTAGTGATGCTGCTCATAACTCGAATGTTGATAATTACAATGAATTCAATAATGTATTAGCAGGCTTTTTAAACCGACTGTAA
- a CDS encoding Type 1 glutamine amidotransferase-like domain-containing protein produces the protein MKTHYYLGWFSNLFPESLGRVLQMDITDRKSLVMISSNPSIYEDDGATERSWLDQAGIMFNEYHLINYRVQKEDAQKLIHNASVVFLLGGNILKQNGFLKEYALSDLIKKSSAVVMGASAGAINMSAKWLCSKNFGDKVEVSSVYDGIGLDNFSVLSHFDLENNMELVQSELSPLSEEMNVYASNKDCAVRVKGDKIDIFGNVYLISHSEIQKLDETI, from the coding sequence ATGAAAACTCACTATTATTTAGGTTGGTTTAGCAATCTCTTTCCAGAGAGTCTGGGCAGGGTGTTACAGATGGATATCACTGATCGAAAATCGCTTGTAATGATTAGCTCGAATCCATCTATTTATGAAGATGATGGTGCTACCGAGCGCTCTTGGCTTGACCAGGCTGGCATTATGTTTAATGAATATCATTTAATTAATTATCGCGTACAGAAGGAAGATGCCCAAAAGTTAATTCATAATGCTTCAGTCGTTTTCTTGTTGGGTGGAAATATTCTTAAACAAAATGGTTTTTTGAAGGAATATGCATTATCGGATTTGATAAAAAAAAGCAGCGCAGTTGTGATGGGAGCAAGTGCTGGTGCGATCAACATGTCCGCTAAATGGTTATGCTCGAAAAACTTTGGAGATAAAGTTGAAGTAAGCTCTGTTTACGATGGAATCGGCCTTGATAACTTTTCTGTCCTGTCTCATTTTGATCTAGAAAATAATATGGAGCTCGTTCAAAGCGAACTGTCTCCCTTATCGGAAGAAATGAATGTTTATGCATCGAACAAAGATTGCGCAGTACGTGTAAAGGGAGACAAAATCGACATTTTCGGCAATGTATATTTAATTTCCCACTCAGAGATTCAGAAATTAGATGAGACGATCTAG